The following are from one region of the Mesorhizobium sp. B2-8-5 genome:
- a CDS encoding ABC transporter substrate-binding protein produces the protein MARLLVVPLLLAICAPPLSASADEQSDAAKLVETVRQAAIVLGHGGPAKAQLRSISAAFDGKGIAQAVLGAHWRSASADDRAAVVDALLYAIAHRLADKLERTQDKSFTVLGTKALANGDILVRSEFRRPLHGPTSVDWRVRHCRGQLCIGDVFVDGGSVTVQQRDRIGQLLAGNGGSIPALVADLRKGRV, from the coding sequence TTGGCGCGGCTGCTGGTTGTCCCTTTGTTGCTCGCCATCTGCGCCCCACCGCTTTCGGCATCTGCCGATGAGCAGAGCGATGCTGCCAAGCTGGTTGAGACCGTGCGCCAGGCGGCGATTGTGCTTGGGCACGGTGGACCCGCCAAGGCGCAGTTGCGTTCGATCTCCGCTGCCTTCGACGGAAAGGGGATCGCCCAAGCCGTGCTCGGGGCGCATTGGCGCAGCGCCAGTGCGGACGACCGCGCCGCCGTGGTCGATGCGCTGCTTTATGCCATCGCCCACAGGCTGGCCGACAAGCTCGAGCGGACGCAGGACAAGAGTTTCACCGTGCTCGGCACAAAGGCCCTGGCCAACGGCGACATCCTCGTGCGTAGCGAATTCCGCCGGCCGCTCCACGGCCCGACCTCCGTGGACTGGCGTGTGCGCCACTGCCGCGGACAATTGTGCATCGGCGATGTCTTTGTCGACGGCGGCTCGGTGACTGTGCAGCAGCGGGATCGCATTGGCCAGTTGCTCGCCGGCAATGGCGGCTCGATCCCCGCGCTTGTCGCCGATCTCAGGAAAGGCCGAGTATGA
- the fabD gene encoding ACP S-malonyltransferase, which produces MAVAFTFPGQGSQAVGMGRDLADQFLEARRVFEEVDAALGENLSKLIWEGPEETLTLTANAQPALMAVSLAAMRALEARGFSLKDKVAYVAGHSLGEYSALAAAGFVSVGDAAKLLRTRGNAMQAAVPAGEGAMAAIIGLEQADVEAACAEAAKGSVCQVANDNGGGQLVISGARAAVELAAKLCTEKGAKRALMLQVSAPFHSALMAPAADIMREALAGVAKSAPMVPVVSNVTVTPTSDPDEIARRLVEQVTGRVRWRETVEWFGANGVSSLYEVGAGKVLTGLARRINRDIATGAIGTAAEVEAALAALG; this is translated from the coding sequence ATGGCCGTCGCATTCACCTTTCCGGGACAGGGCAGCCAGGCCGTCGGCATGGGCAGGGACCTCGCCGATCAATTCCTCGAAGCGCGCCGCGTCTTCGAGGAAGTGGACGCCGCGCTCGGCGAAAACCTGTCGAAACTCATCTGGGAAGGACCGGAAGAGACGCTGACGCTGACCGCCAACGCCCAGCCGGCGCTGATGGCGGTGTCGCTGGCGGCGATGCGGGCGCTTGAAGCGCGGGGCTTCTCGCTGAAGGACAAGGTGGCCTATGTGGCCGGTCATTCGCTGGGCGAATATTCCGCGCTTGCGGCGGCCGGCTTCGTTTCGGTCGGCGACGCCGCCAAGCTTTTGCGCACCCGCGGTAACGCCATGCAGGCTGCGGTGCCGGCCGGGGAGGGCGCCATGGCCGCCATCATCGGGCTGGAGCAGGCCGATGTCGAAGCGGCTTGCGCGGAAGCGGCCAAAGGCTCCGTCTGCCAGGTCGCCAACGACAATGGCGGCGGCCAGCTGGTGATTTCGGGCGCCAGGGCGGCGGTCGAACTGGCGGCGAAGCTGTGCACCGAAAAGGGCGCCAAGCGGGCGCTGATGCTGCAGGTTTCCGCGCCTTTCCACTCGGCGCTGATGGCGCCGGCGGCCGATATCATGCGCGAGGCGCTGGCGGGTGTCGCGAAATCCGCGCCGATGGTCCCCGTCGTCTCCAACGTGACGGTGACGCCGACCAGCGACCCGGACGAGATCGCCCGCCGGCTGGTCGAGCAGGTGACCGGCCGCGTGCGCTGGCGCGAGACGGTGGAATGGTTCGGCGCCAATGGGGTGTCGAGCCTTTACGAAGTCGGCGCCGGCAAGGTGCTGACGGGCCTGGCGCGCCGCATCAACCGCGACATCGCCACCGGCGCCATCGGCACGGCGGCGGAAGTCGAGGCGGCACTGGCGGCGCTTGGCTAA
- a CDS encoding ABC transporter permease: protein MTELTLPLRGLIARPLRTLLTVLGIALAVAGFVALTGLTAGVQRSFASGIDENGADLVVSQRSSFNLVSSTVPRSLGPALSAVPEVEAVSGVLLNITTADEDANIVMAGWPSGSFLWKGVPLVAGRIPAPGDQWPVVLGQSIASALGKRVGETVELQFQPYQIVGIASFSSMLNQNSAIVPLEGLQQLLSREDVFTLFEVRLKRPLDNNDIAVARTRLIAAAPGFEVGDTEQFANSIRVFDLLQAIARTISLVVMMMASVAVANTLLMAVNERTFEIGVLAALGWSPGRILRLILIEGVFMSAAGGVIGIILGALAMELAAKTKFAAGLIVPYFSGWSIAQALIFVFIAGPLGALYPAWRATRLLPAEALRRL from the coding sequence ATGACAGAGCTGACACTTCCCCTGCGCGGTCTTATTGCGCGTCCGCTTCGCACCCTGCTCACGGTGCTCGGCATCGCTTTGGCGGTCGCCGGGTTTGTCGCACTTACCGGCCTGACCGCCGGCGTCCAGCGATCGTTTGCGTCGGGAATCGACGAGAACGGTGCGGACCTGGTGGTAAGCCAGCGCAGCTCGTTCAACCTGGTGAGCAGCACCGTGCCCAGGTCGCTAGGCCCGGCGCTTTCCGCTGTGCCTGAAGTCGAGGCCGTGTCGGGCGTTCTCCTCAACATCACCACCGCCGACGAGGACGCGAATATCGTGATGGCCGGCTGGCCGAGCGGCAGCTTCCTATGGAAAGGCGTACCCCTCGTGGCGGGGCGAATCCCCGCGCCGGGGGACCAGTGGCCGGTGGTCCTTGGCCAATCCATTGCCAGCGCATTGGGCAAGCGGGTCGGCGAAACCGTCGAGCTGCAGTTCCAGCCCTATCAGATCGTCGGCATCGCGTCATTCTCGTCCATGCTGAACCAGAACAGCGCCATCGTTCCGCTCGAAGGGCTGCAGCAACTCCTGTCGCGGGAGGATGTGTTCACTCTGTTCGAGGTGAGATTGAAGCGCCCGCTCGACAACAACGACATCGCTGTTGCCCGCACCCGGCTTATCGCAGCCGCACCGGGGTTCGAGGTGGGCGACACCGAGCAGTTTGCCAACAGCATTCGCGTCTTCGATCTGCTTCAGGCGATTGCCCGGACAATTTCGCTGGTTGTCATGATGATGGCCTCTGTCGCCGTTGCCAACACACTTCTGATGGCCGTGAACGAACGGACGTTCGAGATTGGGGTTCTCGCAGCACTGGGCTGGTCACCGGGGCGGATTCTTCGGCTCATTCTCATCGAAGGCGTTTTCATGAGCGCAGCCGGCGGCGTCATCGGCATTATTCTCGGCGCCCTTGCCATGGAATTGGCGGCGAAGACAAAGTTCGCGGCGGGCCTGATCGTCCCTTATTTTTCAGGCTGGTCGATCGCGCAGGCGCTGATCTTCGTCTTCATCGCCGGGCCGCTCGGCGCGCTCTACCCTGCCTGGCGTGCCACGCGCCTTCTCCCCGCTGAAGCGCTCCGCAGGCTCTGA
- a CDS encoding type III polyketide synthase — MHQFFLGYGASLLENDAQGLALFERMVALAGIEHRYSCFAPADDPHGGAIDRDGTSVKGSFASTAIRMRMYEAAAPELAQKAVDKLLANDDRSLITHLIVTSCTGFSAPGIDLELVQRCGLSTSVERTIVGFMGCHAAINALKLSRHIVRSDPSARVLVVNIELCTLHFKEATKLEKLISFCLWGDGCAASLVTAEPHGILLESFHAIVAAERKELMSWHIRDDGFDMVLSGQVPGAVRETLRNEHPAILGGRPAKEIDLWAVHPGGRSVLDAVERALKLEPTALAASREVLRRYGNMSSATVMFVMAEMLKEPSGLLGCGMAFGPGLTTETMMFRTA; from the coding sequence GTGCATCAATTCTTCCTCGGCTATGGAGCCTCGCTGCTTGAAAACGATGCGCAAGGCCTTGCGCTCTTCGAGCGGATGGTCGCTTTGGCCGGGATCGAACATCGCTATTCCTGCTTTGCGCCTGCCGACGATCCGCACGGCGGGGCAATAGACCGCGACGGCACCTCGGTCAAAGGCTCGTTCGCCAGCACCGCAATCCGTATGCGGATGTACGAAGCCGCCGCGCCGGAACTCGCGCAAAAGGCCGTCGACAAACTTCTGGCCAACGACGACCGCTCGCTGATCACGCATTTGATCGTGACAAGTTGCACTGGCTTTTCGGCGCCTGGCATCGACCTGGAGCTGGTGCAGCGATGCGGCCTGTCGACGTCGGTCGAGCGTACCATCGTCGGCTTCATGGGATGCCATGCCGCCATCAATGCCTTGAAGCTTTCACGCCACATCGTGCGCTCGGATCCGAGCGCACGCGTGCTGGTCGTCAACATCGAATTGTGCACGCTGCATTTCAAGGAAGCCACGAAGCTCGAGAAGCTGATCTCGTTCTGCCTATGGGGCGACGGTTGCGCGGCCTCGCTGGTGACGGCCGAACCGCATGGCATCCTGCTCGAAAGCTTCCACGCCATCGTGGCGGCGGAGCGCAAGGAGCTGATGAGCTGGCACATCCGCGACGACGGGTTCGACATGGTGCTGTCCGGCCAGGTTCCCGGCGCCGTCCGGGAGACGCTGCGCAACGAGCATCCGGCCATCCTCGGCGGCAGGCCCGCCAAGGAGATCGATTTGTGGGCGGTGCATCCTGGCGGCCGCTCGGTGCTCGACGCAGTCGAGCGGGCACTCAAACTGGAGCCGACCGCGCTAGCAGCATCGCGCGAAGTGCTCCGGCGATACGGCAACATGTCGTCAGCAACCGTGATGTTCGTGATGGCCGAAATGCTGAAGGAGCCGTCGGGCTTGCTCGGCTGCGGCATGGCGTTCGGGCCCGGATTGACGACAGAGACCATGATGTTCCGGACTGCCTGA
- the fabG gene encoding 3-oxoacyl-[acyl-carrier-protein] reductase yields the protein MFELTGRKALVTGATGGIGEAIARVLHSQGAIVGLHGTRVEKLEALAGELGDRVKLFPADLANRDAVKALGQKAEADLEGVDILVNNAGITKDGLFVRMSDADWDSVIEVNLTAVFRLTRELTHPMMRRRHGRIINITSVVGVTGNPGQTNYCASKAGMIGFSKSLAQEIATRNITVNCVAPGFIESAMTDKLNDKQKETIMAAIPTRRMGTSVEVASAVAYLASNEAAYVTGQTIHVNGGMAMI from the coding sequence ATGTTCGAACTGACTGGCCGCAAGGCGCTCGTCACCGGCGCAACAGGGGGCATCGGCGAAGCGATCGCCAGAGTGCTGCACAGCCAGGGCGCTATCGTCGGCCTGCACGGCACCCGTGTGGAGAAGCTGGAAGCCCTGGCGGGCGAATTGGGCGACCGCGTAAAACTGTTTCCGGCGGACCTGGCCAACCGCGACGCGGTCAAGGCGCTCGGACAGAAGGCTGAAGCCGACCTCGAGGGCGTCGATATCCTGGTCAACAATGCCGGCATCACCAAGGACGGCCTGTTCGTGCGCATGTCGGACGCCGACTGGGATTCTGTGATCGAGGTCAACCTCACCGCCGTGTTCCGGCTCACCCGCGAGCTGACCCATCCCATGATGCGCCGCCGCCATGGCCGCATCATCAACATCACTTCGGTGGTCGGTGTCACCGGCAATCCCGGGCAGACCAATTACTGCGCATCCAAGGCCGGCATGATCGGCTTTTCCAAGTCGCTGGCGCAGGAAATCGCCACCCGCAACATCACCGTCAACTGCGTCGCCCCGGGCTTCATCGAATCGGCCATGACCGACAAGCTCAACGACAAGCAGAAAGAGACGATCATGGCCGCGATCCCGACAAGACGCATGGGCACCAGCGTTGAAGTGGCGTCGGCCGTCGCCTATCTCGCCTCCAACGAGGCGGCCTACGTGACCGGCCAGACCATTCACGTCAACGGCGGCATGGCGATGATCTGA
- a CDS encoding LTA synthase family protein — MARIRKGAAKPVPQFLEDDPSTGYLPGRAWPTVRYGLTTLLVSALLVFAIELIVRGDFFGTVDFFLQPFKPGWTTIIVFALVLVGLDAILGRSHQSLMIVAPLTLALAFVGHQKSHYLGDPLYPTDFLFARQIVALMPLLVRERPWTAVMLAVGIVGGLTLLVYGWRTWRRRVPILSRKGRLARLALAVPLLAFFVSIMDYATFSWTRDRLQIIPIMWDQKENYASNGFALAFAMNVPMAHVSAPPGYTEKAMAAIQRPDVAASVPDEKPDIVVVMSESFWDPTQLPGVTIKPDPIPTVRALRSGSMFSPEFGGMTANIEFEALTGFSNAFLPAGSIPYQQYVRTPTPSLATFLKSEGYYARAIHPGTNWFWNRGAVYADFGFKDFKSEETLPPMEKRGPLASDAAMTDEIIREADASDDPVFFFAVSLQNHGPYEPYRYSNPTHSVDAPISSWARESLLSYAEGSADADHGLKRLIDWAKARQRPTIIAFFGDHLPPLGPVYVETGYLKDNVAPRREPNAGAAIEHHDTPLVIWSNRSGPVQNLGSVSPAFLPYHILTTAGITHPYYTGFLGALREHYRVVDRNLLLSPSGEATPDWARQKQIDPKINDFRLIQYDMMFGKRRSAPDFFPETVDKLVAHTS; from the coding sequence GTGGCAAGGATCAGAAAAGGCGCGGCCAAGCCCGTGCCGCAGTTTTTGGAAGACGATCCGTCCACCGGCTACCTGCCGGGACGGGCCTGGCCGACTGTACGCTACGGCCTGACGACGCTTCTCGTCTCCGCCCTGCTCGTATTCGCGATCGAGTTGATCGTGCGCGGCGATTTCTTCGGCACGGTCGATTTCTTCCTGCAGCCGTTCAAGCCGGGCTGGACCACCATCATCGTCTTCGCCCTGGTGCTGGTCGGGCTGGACGCCATACTCGGGCGCAGTCACCAGAGCCTGATGATCGTGGCGCCGCTGACGCTGGCGCTGGCTTTTGTCGGCCACCAGAAATCGCATTATCTCGGCGATCCGCTCTATCCGACGGATTTCCTGTTCGCCCGCCAGATCGTGGCGCTGATGCCGCTTCTGGTGCGCGAGCGGCCGTGGACGGCCGTCATGCTGGCGGTCGGCATCGTCGGCGGGCTGACGCTGCTCGTCTACGGCTGGCGGACCTGGCGCAGGCGGGTGCCGATCCTCAGCCGCAAAGGCCGCCTGGCGCGGCTGGCGCTTGCCGTGCCGCTGCTCGCCTTCTTCGTCTCGATCATGGACTATGCCACCTTCTCGTGGACGCGCGACCGGCTGCAGATCATCCCGATCATGTGGGACCAGAAGGAAAACTACGCCTCCAACGGTTTTGCGCTGGCTTTCGCGATGAATGTGCCGATGGCGCATGTCTCGGCGCCGCCCGGCTACACCGAAAAGGCGATGGCCGCGATCCAGCGCCCCGACGTCGCCGCTTCGGTGCCGGACGAGAAGCCGGATATCGTGGTGGTGATGAGCGAATCCTTCTGGGATCCGACGCAGTTGCCCGGCGTCACCATCAAGCCCGACCCGATCCCGACAGTGCGCGCCTTGCGCTCCGGCTCGATGTTCTCGCCTGAGTTCGGCGGCATGACCGCCAATATCGAGTTCGAGGCGCTGACCGGCTTTTCCAACGCCTTCCTGCCGGCCGGCTCGATCCCCTATCAGCAATATGTGCGCACCCCGACCCCGTCGCTGGCCACCTTCCTGAAGAGCGAAGGTTACTATGCGCGTGCCATCCATCCTGGCACCAACTGGTTCTGGAACCGCGGCGCGGTCTATGCCGATTTCGGCTTCAAGGACTTCAAGTCTGAAGAGACGCTGCCGCCGATGGAAAAGCGCGGCCCGCTTGCCTCCGACGCGGCAATGACCGACGAGATCATCCGCGAGGCCGATGCCAGCGACGACCCGGTGTTCTTTTTTGCGGTCAGCCTGCAGAACCATGGGCCTTACGAGCCTTACCGCTACAGCAACCCGACGCATTCGGTCGATGCGCCGATCAGCTCCTGGGCGCGGGAATCGCTGCTCTCCTATGCCGAAGGCTCGGCCGACGCCGACCATGGCCTTAAGCGCCTGATCGACTGGGCGAAGGCGCGCCAGCGGCCGACGATCATCGCCTTCTTCGGCGACCATCTGCCGCCGCTGGGACCGGTCTATGTCGAGACGGGCTATCTCAAAGACAATGTCGCGCCGCGCAGGGAACCTAACGCCGGCGCCGCGATCGAGCATCACGACACGCCGCTGGTCATCTGGTCGAACCGCTCCGGTCCGGTGCAGAACCTGGGCTCGGTAAGCCCGGCCTTCCTGCCCTACCATATCCTGACCACCGCGGGCATCACCCACCCCTATTACACCGGTTTCCTCGGCGCGCTGCGCGAACACTACCGGGTGGTCGACCGCAACCTGCTCCTGTCGCCCTCGGGCGAAGCCACCCCGGACTGGGCGAGGCAGAAGCAGATCGACCCGAAGATCAACGATTTCCGGCTCATCCAATACGACATGATGTTCGGCAAGCGCCGCTCGGCGCCCGACTTCTTCCCCGAGACGGTGGACAAGCTGGTCGCGCATACGAGCTGA
- a CDS encoding NAD(P)/FAD-dependent oxidoreductase, with protein sequence MMHDAIVIGAGPAGSSTAIALAQRGWSVAMVEKVVFPRRKVCGEFMSGTSLALLDQLGVGESWRAEAGPEIRRVGFFSGDVSAQARMPTARTGLGRALGRDRLDTILLQAAERAGVEILQPCKAVAVRRRDDLQFVTVESGQQQKVLSAAVIIAAHGSWESGKLPSQLERTSQPSDLFGFKAHFTGAALAPDLMPLLVFPGGYGGMVTADHGRVSISCCIRRDVLSGLRQRFGNIAAADAVSRHVLASCRGVATVLAGAELDGPWLAAGPIHPGIRAGYDQGIFRVGNIAGESHPVIAEGISMALQSGWLLARELIASGKGHEDRDAAGHRYEREWRRQFSTRLRAADLIARIALGPGGATAMRAVIKSFPAALTIGARLSGKTQPVPGF encoded by the coding sequence ATGATGCATGACGCAATTGTCATCGGCGCCGGCCCTGCCGGCAGCTCCACCGCCATTGCGCTCGCCCAACGGGGTTGGTCGGTGGCAATGGTGGAGAAGGTGGTATTTCCTCGCCGAAAGGTCTGCGGCGAGTTTATGTCAGGCACCAGCCTTGCCTTGCTCGATCAGTTGGGCGTTGGCGAGAGCTGGCGCGCGGAAGCCGGCCCCGAAATACGTCGGGTCGGGTTCTTTTCGGGCGATGTCTCTGCGCAGGCCCGAATGCCGACCGCCAGGACGGGTCTTGGCCGCGCGCTCGGCCGCGATCGTCTGGACACCATCCTGCTGCAGGCCGCCGAACGTGCGGGCGTCGAAATTCTCCAACCTTGCAAGGCGGTCGCGGTTCGTCGGCGCGATGACTTGCAATTTGTGACTGTGGAGTCGGGCCAGCAACAGAAGGTCCTCAGCGCAGCTGTCATCATTGCCGCGCACGGATCCTGGGAAAGCGGGAAACTCCCGAGCCAGCTTGAAAGAACGAGCCAACCTTCCGACCTTTTCGGGTTCAAGGCGCATTTTACCGGCGCCGCGCTGGCGCCCGACCTGATGCCGCTGCTCGTATTCCCAGGCGGATATGGTGGGATGGTGACGGCGGACCATGGCCGGGTTTCAATCTCCTGCTGCATCCGCCGCGATGTTCTATCCGGGCTTCGCCAGCGCTTTGGAAATATTGCGGCGGCGGATGCGGTATCGCGCCATGTCCTGGCCTCATGCCGAGGCGTAGCAACTGTGCTGGCCGGTGCCGAATTGGATGGCCCCTGGCTGGCTGCGGGACCGATTCATCCCGGTATCCGGGCCGGCTACGATCAGGGCATCTTCCGCGTCGGCAACATCGCAGGTGAGTCGCATCCCGTCATCGCCGAGGGGATTTCGATGGCGCTGCAATCGGGCTGGCTGCTTGCGCGAGAGCTGATCGCATCGGGCAAAGGTCACGAGGACCGCGACGCCGCCGGTCATCGCTACGAACGCGAATGGCGGCGGCAATTCTCGACGCGTCTGCGTGCCGCGGACTTGATTGCCCGGATAGCGCTTGGGCCAGGTGGCGCGACGGCCATGCGCGCCGTGATCAAGAGTTTTCCGGCGGCTTTGACGATTGGCGCGCGACTGAGTGGAAAGACCCAGCCCGTTCCAGGCTTTTGA
- a CDS encoding class I SAM-dependent methyltransferase: MTDINIRHLEPELLDGLPADDPRAIASRRDLVRINALMFQARIMASLMRANVQKPPLRILEIGAGDGKFMLTVARLMARYWPDVEIVMVDRIGLIGEDLRNSFAELGWRAQPVTADLFDWTQDRPFDLVCANLVLHHFDDMRLLELFSRIMTMAPILVATEPLRAKVPLVATRFLRLIGACAVTLNDAAQSVRAGFRGTELSQLWQLSGGTPVMEGRRGLFTQGFVGGSMHDTK; the protein is encoded by the coding sequence ATGACCGACATAAACATCCGGCATCTAGAGCCAGAACTCCTTGACGGCCTTCCCGCCGATGATCCCCGTGCGATTGCATCCCGTCGCGACCTCGTTCGCATCAATGCATTGATGTTCCAGGCCAGGATCATGGCATCGCTGATGCGAGCGAACGTGCAAAAGCCACCGCTGCGCATCCTCGAAATAGGCGCCGGCGATGGAAAGTTCATGCTGACGGTGGCGCGGCTGATGGCGCGCTATTGGCCCGACGTCGAGATCGTCATGGTCGACAGGATCGGCCTGATAGGCGAGGACTTGCGCAACTCTTTCGCTGAATTGGGTTGGCGGGCGCAACCCGTAACTGCAGATCTGTTCGATTGGACACAGGACAGGCCCTTCGACCTTGTTTGCGCCAACCTTGTCCTCCATCACTTCGATGACATGCGCCTGCTGGAGCTATTTTCTCGGATCATGACGATGGCCCCAATACTCGTCGCGACGGAGCCATTGAGAGCCAAGGTGCCACTTGTGGCGACACGGTTCCTGCGATTGATCGGCGCTTGCGCAGTAACGCTGAACGATGCGGCGCAAAGTGTCCGCGCCGGTTTTCGCGGCACGGAACTTTCACAATTGTGGCAACTGTCAGGTGGAACGCCTGTGATGGAGGGCCGCAGAGGCCTGTTCACGCAAGGTTTTGTCGGTGGCAGCATGCACGACACGAAATGA
- a CDS encoding sulfotransferase family protein codes for MKSNTIRHRVRASAARWLVPYLPYPHFMCVAPLDAVLRVLWRAEGQFPPAYWPRLVLLLLLSGINTIASLPERLILAAWLRLRPPRMERDNAPVFVLGYFRSGTTFLQNLLAADPSLRSPSWPQVLAPQTFVLGWALLRTLFVPLLPLTRLDAVVPVGARLPAEDDFALNNLGGMSILAGRAVLPRRQAFFNRYHNLDALSADELSRWRSHQFAFVQKLTLVAGGRRLLLKSPSHTARVRTLLELFPGAKFVHISRSPEAVFRSNIFLVRELQRAFALQSPLPEDEQEEIITRDYLATEMHYLADRARIPAADFAEVRLQDLIADPMGEMKRIYRELDLPFSRGCEERMLQVAATFGKQLRNRHPDLTEGQKARVARLEPLASSFGDARSILTVNRALGDMG; via the coding sequence ATGAAGTCGAACACTATCCGGCACCGCGTCCGTGCTTCCGCAGCCCGCTGGCTGGTGCCCTACTTGCCGTATCCGCACTTCATGTGCGTAGCGCCGCTTGACGCCGTATTGCGGGTCTTGTGGCGCGCGGAAGGCCAGTTCCCTCCCGCTTACTGGCCCCGCCTGGTGCTCCTGCTTCTGCTTTCCGGCATCAACACGATCGCCTCCCTGCCGGAGCGCCTGATCCTTGCAGCATGGCTGCGGCTGCGGCCTCCCCGGATGGAGCGGGACAACGCGCCCGTGTTCGTCCTTGGTTACTTCCGATCCGGGACGACGTTTTTGCAGAACCTGCTGGCAGCAGACCCAAGTTTGAGATCGCCGAGCTGGCCGCAGGTCCTGGCGCCTCAGACATTCGTCCTTGGCTGGGCTCTCCTGCGCACTCTTTTCGTGCCCTTGCTGCCGTTGACGCGCCTCGACGCGGTCGTGCCGGTGGGCGCCAGGCTGCCGGCGGAGGACGACTTCGCATTGAACAATCTGGGTGGGATGTCGATCCTGGCTGGACGCGCCGTGCTTCCCCGCCGGCAAGCCTTCTTCAATCGATATCACAATCTCGACGCGCTTTCGGCGGACGAGCTGAGCCGCTGGCGCTCACATCAATTCGCATTCGTCCAAAAGCTCACTCTCGTCGCAGGCGGGCGGCGACTTCTGCTCAAGTCGCCGAGCCATACGGCCCGCGTCCGCACCCTGCTGGAACTGTTCCCGGGCGCCAAGTTTGTCCACATCTCCCGTTCGCCGGAAGCGGTATTCCGGTCCAACATCTTTCTGGTGCGAGAATTGCAACGGGCATTCGCCCTTCAGTCGCCGCTGCCCGAGGACGAGCAGGAGGAGATCATCACGCGCGATTATCTCGCGACGGAGATGCACTATCTGGCAGATAGAGCCCGGATTCCAGCCGCCGACTTCGCAGAGGTGCGGCTACAGGATCTCATTGCCGACCCGATGGGCGAGATGAAGCGGATCTACCGCGAACTGGACCTGCCATTTTCCCGCGGCTGCGAGGAGCGCATGCTGCAAGTCGCCGCGACGTTTGGCAAACAGCTGCGCAACCGCCATCCCGACCTGACGGAAGGGCAGAAAGCGCGCGTAGCCCGCCTCGAACCGCTCGCTTCCAGCTTCGGGGATGCGCGCTCAATATTGACAGTCAACCGCGCATTGGGTGACATGGGATGA
- a CDS encoding ABC transporter ATP-binding protein translates to MSALVELSNVGRDFDGGRIVAVEDVSLAIGTNETVAIVGRSGSGKSTILNLICGLDRPTRGEVRFEGRAVNGRAAWAAVRASRIGIVFQNFSLLQSLSARENIEVALLGNLGGARQRSVRALELLAHFGLADRATLRPAELSGGERQRLAIARALGNRPKLLLADEPTGSLDVQTGQSVMGIIGDAHREFGTAVIVVTHDEDVAALCGRRVEISDGRIRSDSRMAAMSAPAPASRIR, encoded by the coding sequence ATGTCCGCCCTCGTCGAATTGAGCAACGTCGGCCGCGACTTCGACGGCGGCCGCATTGTCGCCGTTGAGGATGTGTCGCTGGCCATCGGGACCAACGAGACCGTCGCCATTGTCGGCCGCAGTGGCAGCGGCAAGTCCACAATCCTGAACCTTATCTGCGGGCTCGACCGGCCGACCCGCGGCGAAGTCCGGTTCGAAGGACGGGCCGTCAATGGAAGGGCTGCCTGGGCAGCCGTCCGGGCCAGCAGGATCGGTATCGTTTTCCAGAATTTCTCCCTGCTCCAGTCCTTGTCGGCCCGCGAGAACATCGAGGTGGCGCTGTTGGGAAACCTCGGCGGAGCGCGGCAGCGCAGCGTTCGCGCGCTGGAACTGCTGGCGCATTTCGGTCTTGCCGATCGCGCTACGCTACGGCCGGCCGAGCTTTCCGGCGGCGAACGCCAGCGGCTTGCAATTGCGCGGGCGCTTGGCAACCGTCCGAAGCTTCTCCTTGCGGACGAGCCGACAGGAAGCCTCGACGTGCAGACGGGCCAATCGGTCATGGGCATCATCGGCGATGCGCATCGCGAATTCGGGACCGCAGTGATCGTGGTGACCCATGACGAGGACGTGGCCGCATTGTGCGGCCGGCGCGTCGAGATCTCGGATGGACGCATCCGTTCGGACAGCCGAATGGCGGCGATGTCGGCGCCTGCGCCGGCTTCGCGGATCCGCTAA